The genome window TGATTATGCTGCTGCCAAAGCCGCGGGCACAGGTTTAAAAACAGCCTTTTTAAATGCCATCAATTACACATCGGCTACCCCTGCCATGAATATGCCGCAGTCGGGCAAATTAAGCAACTGTCAAATCAATCAAATCACCAAGTGGATCAACAATGGTTGCCCGCAATAAACACCACAACCATGAAAATACGACACCTTCTATTTTTGGCTGCCCTTTTAACGGGTAATGCAGGTTGCTACTATGACCATGCAAACCTGGTATATCCGCAGCAATCAACCGCTGCATGTATTACCACCAACGTAACTTACAGCACTACAGTAACCGGTGTGCTAACGGCAAACTGCTACAGTTGCCACAGCGGCAATGCGGCAGCCGGGGGCGGCATCGCGTTAGATACCTACGCCTCGTTAAAAACTTATGTAACCAACGGGCAGCTCATTAATTCAATAAACCATACGGGCGGCATTCCGGCTATGCCTTTAAATGCTGCGCAGTTGTCGCAGTGCGATATCAACAAAATTCAAGCCTGGATAACAAACGGATCCCCTAACAATTAAAAATCAAAACCATGAAAATCACCTTCATCTTCCTTTTACTGGCCTGTGCCAGCCCGGCCCTGCATGCGCAAAAAATATATGCAACGCAAACCGGCCAGATTAAATTTAATGCCAGCACCCCGCTCGAAACCATTGCAGCCGTAAACAACCAGGTAGATAGTAAAATGGTTGACAAAACGGGGCAAATCGTATTCAGTGTGCTCATTAAGAGTTTCCGTTTTGAAAACCAGCTAATGGAAGATCATTTTAACGAAAACTACCTCGAAAGTTCAAAAATACCCAAGGCAGAGTTTAAAGGATTCATCACCAATATCACCTCGGTAAACTTTCTGAAAGACGGCAAGTACCCCATCAACCTCAATGGCACCTTAACTATTCACGGCGTTCCGCAAAAGATAGCGCCCGGTGGTTTTTTGGTGATCACCAAAGGCAAGCCTGCAATTACCGGCACCTTTAACATTCACATAAAGGACTATGGAATTACGGGCTCCTACATCGGCGGAAAAATTGCCAACGATGCTATAATAACTATTAACTGTAATTACGAATAAGATGAAACGTACTCAAATCAAACACCCAGCCATTTCGTCCAAACCCGTTTTACTGTTGTTATTTATGCTTTGCACCGGCTTTCGTTTATCCGCGCAGGACGTTGACCTTTTTAAGTTGCAGGATGAGCAAAATAAGAAGGAGAAAAAAGAGAAAACCGATATCACCACTTCCACTTTCAAAACCACCCGGCTAATTAACGGGCAGTCTATTGAAAACACCGGTGCCGGAATATTAGACCTTAAAATATCCCACCGGTTCGGCATGATTAATACCGGCGCGTACAACTTCTTCGGCCTTGACCAGGCCTCCATGCGCCTTGGCCTGGATTACGGGATCACCAACCGGCTGGAAGTTGGCATTGGCCGAAGCACCTATAATAAGGAGTTTGATGGCTTTGTAAAATACCGGCTGTTAAGACAATCAACCGGCAAAGTAAATATGCCGGTATCGGTAAGCTTGGCGGCATCGGCCGTTTTGCGGTCGCTAAAGGATCCGCCTGCTACTTATCCCATTAACTCCTCCGATCATTTCAGCTTTACCGACCAGGTGCTTATTGCCCGCAAATTCGGCGACTATTTTTCATTGCAGCTGGCCCCTACCATGGTTCATTATAACCTTGTGGCCTCCAAAGCCATCCCAAATGATCTTTATTCTGTCGGTACCGGCTTTCGCCTGCGGCTGTCAAAACGGGTGAATTTAACCGGGGAGTACTACTACCAGGTAACGCAGTTCGAGGGAACCACAAACGCGCTGTCGCTGGGATTTGATATTGAAACAGGCGGGCACGTTTTCCAGCTTCATTTCACCAATTCAACCGGCATAAACGAGAGCAGCTTTATTACCCAAACAACCGGCAAATGGGGCGATGGGGGCATCCATTTCGGCTTCAATATCTCGCGGGTTTTCACGGTGGTTAAGCCAAAAAAAATCAATTAACATTAATCATAACCAAAATGAAAAAAAGGATAATATTCGGTGTATTAGTTATTATAGCTGTAAATGTAGCCGGCGGCTTATATTACGTTTTCCAGTATTCAAAAATACACCACAGGGATGCCGCTACCGAGCAAGCCATTGTGATCCCTGCTACACAGCTGGTAAATGATTTCCAGGCCAACGAGAAACGCGCCAATTTAAAGTACTTAAATAAGGTTGTTCAAATAAGCGGCACGGTTTTAAAACAGGGTAAAGACCAGGCCAAAAACACCACCCTTACCATTAAAAGCGGCGATCCCTTTGCCAACATCTTCTGTACCCTAAAATCAAAAAATAAATTAACCGGGAAAGATTCTGTTATTGTAGTTAAAGGCATCTGTTCAGGTTTTTTAAGCGATGTGATTTTGAACGATGCCGTAGTGATGAACAAAGGTGTTAGGCATCTTTGAGCAGCTTGTATTTAATACTGAGCTTAAAGCCGCCTGATTAGTGGCCAGATCAATACCCATTCTCCACTACACATTATTGCTTCGGAAACTGTCTGCAGCCAGCCCGTTTCCGAAGCAATTTAAAAACCACTCAAACAACTGATAATAAGGTATTTCCAGTTTAAAAATGGGAGCCATGGTATGCATTTAATTAACTTATTTAAATACTTGTATATATGACATCTATTTAATTAAATTGCAATACCAATTATAAATACAATTTAATACTGCTGAGTATTAAATATATCCAAACCTTATCATGAAAAGAAATCTTTCACTGGCATCAATACCTTTTGTACGTCGTCTGTACGGGCCTGGCAATTACATTGATAAAAATCGACGGGATACGCTGATCATATCATTTTGCGTATCGGCTGCAATATGCCGCACCGCGGGCTTATCGTTAAAGTTGCGTACCCCTCTAATTTAAACAATCAGGCACGCTGAAACATGGAGGCCATTATTTAAATACCTAAAAGAACAGGGCACCAATAGGATAGCAATGAAACACCTTAGTCTCTTTATTAAAGGGTGCTGTCTGCCCTAAAACCAGCAAACCGGAAGCATAAAAACATTTAAAAAAAACACAGCAAAGAAATTGTCTCGAGAACAATAAGTTGCCTGTCTTCGGTAAAACAGGATAGGGAAAAGCCGCAACCCGATAATAGAGGCATAATTTAAATATACTATTATGAAAAAGTTAAAACTCGAAGCGTTTGAAATTAGCGCCGGAGCGAGGCTTACAAGAGAACAGCTCAGAAATGTAGTTGGCGGAAGCGAAGGCGGCCATTGCCAAACAGTAGCGGATTGCGGTACTGGTTATACCTATCAATGCATCAATTATGTATGCGTCGTATCTGGTGGTACCGGCAGCAATAGTTGCCCGGCAGTAGCATGTCCATCAGGCTGGCATTGCCTTGTTGATGTCCATGTTTGCGTTGTGGGTTAAACCCTTCATGCACGTGTGCATCCTTTACGTAACCAATATTATTTGCGAATAAATGCGCATTTTACGATGGGACTTACACACTAAAATGATGGTTATACCACTAATGTCATTAACTTGAGTTACGGTAGAAACAGGCAAAACGTTATATCGACCAATTGTTATTGTCTTTTTAGTTTTGCTTATTCTTCCAAGCTAAAGTTAATGGCATTTTTTTTTCAATTTAATATGCCCCTTTAATAGCCACCCCCACATTTATTATTAACCTGAAGAGCAGGCCTGACCGCAAAGAACATATACTTAATGAATTTGCAATACAGGTTATGGAACCTGTTGCAAATCAATATCCTGTTGTTAGTTTATGCAACTTGATTAAGCATCTCGTGTTAAATGCAATTGATAATAAAGATGATTATATACTTAGTGAGCAGAGATTCAGGACACGGGATAATTTCCGAACGAATCCCTGGCACACGGCGCAGGGTCCCTTTTCAGGAAGATCTGCGGAGACAGAAAAAGGAGAATCTTTGAGTAGGAGGTTATTTGATACTAACCTTGAAGCCGCCAGATTAGTTGCCAGATCAATACCCATTCTCAACTACAGCTTCATAACCAATCCCTGAACCATGCAAACAATCGACCACCAGGCTTTGATAATCACCAAACGCAGGGCTATGGTTTACATTTAACTAACTTATTTAAATACTTGTATTTATGACATATATTTAATTAAATTGCAATACCAATTATATTAAAACTTAATATAAGTACTAATTGTACAAAAAACCTTATCATGAAAAATACGCCTTCGCAGGTTTTAACCCATTTTATAAACGAAATTGACCTGCCTATTACCCGCAATTGTACCGATGGTAAATTAGATAGACATCCTGATCATTTAAAGGCGCGACACCTTATTAACGGGCGCAACCTCCCCCAAAAACCATAAACCGGAACATATAAAACATTTATATACAGCAAAGAAATTGTCTCGAGAACAATAAGTTGCCTGTCTTCGGTAAAACAGGATAGGGAAAAGCCGAACCCGATAATAGAGGCGCAATTTAAATATATTATTATGAAAAAGTTAAAACTCGAAGCGCTTGAAATTAGCGCCGGAGGAAGGCTTACAAGAGAACAACTCAGGAACGTGGTTGGAGGAAGCGTAGGCACTCATTGCCAGGGGGATATTGATTGCAATCAGTACGATGTCGTTTGCGTCAATAATGTTTGTACTTACACAGCTGGTGGTTGCGCTACCATATGCCCATGGCCCACCTATTGTCTCAGAGGTCAATGCTTATCCTAAGGTTGATGAAATTGTGGTGGATAAATTTCTTATTAAAACAGTAAACACCATAAGCAACCAACCTTATTTGTGAGCCATCAAGCCCTTTTATGCCCGCATTTACTTGCTAAA of Mucilaginibacter xinganensis contains these proteins:
- a CDS encoding YceI family protein; translation: MKITFIFLLLACASPALHAQKIYATQTGQIKFNASTPLETIAAVNNQVDSKMVDKTGQIVFSVLIKSFRFENQLMEDHFNENYLESSKIPKAEFKGFITNITSVNFLKDGKYPINLNGTLTIHGVPQKIAPGGFLVITKGKPAITGTFNIHIKDYGITGSYIGGKIANDAIITINCNYE
- a CDS encoding DUF5777 family beta-barrel protein produces the protein MKRTQIKHPAISSKPVLLLLFMLCTGFRLSAQDVDLFKLQDEQNKKEKKEKTDITTSTFKTTRLINGQSIENTGAGILDLKISHRFGMINTGAYNFFGLDQASMRLGLDYGITNRLEVGIGRSTYNKEFDGFVKYRLLRQSTGKVNMPVSVSLAASAVLRSLKDPPATYPINSSDHFSFTDQVLIARKFGDYFSLQLAPTMVHYNLVASKAIPNDLYSVGTGFRLRLSKRVNLTGEYYYQVTQFEGTTNALSLGFDIETGGHVFQLHFTNSTGINESSFITQTTGKWGDGGIHFGFNISRVFTVVKPKKIN
- a CDS encoding OB-fold protein codes for the protein MKKRIIFGVLVIIAVNVAGGLYYVFQYSKIHHRDAATEQAIVIPATQLVNDFQANEKRANLKYLNKVVQISGTVLKQGKDQAKNTTLTIKSGDPFANIFCTLKSKNKLTGKDSVIVVKGICSGFLSDVILNDAVVMNKGVRHL